AAAAGATATATGTTCCACactgttttgtttaaaaaaacaattaaactaAAATTGCTACTTttaacaattaaataactaaacgAACTATTTTCTCCCTAATGAATTTCTCATACCTATTTGGCCCTGCTCACAAAGAATCTCCAAAAATCTAATATGTCATCTGTATTCACTGCCCAAAAACAGTTGCGATTCCTGACACAGTTGATACAACAGGTTTGACGGAAAGCAGTATGGAACAAAGCAGTGCATTAACCTCAAAACAGTAAACTTTCAACATTAGTAATTTTATTTCCTTTGTCATATTTCAAACATCAATTCAAATCAGAATTTCTGAAGCATCTATTTCAACATATTGAAGATTAAGTGAACACTTCACAGAATACATTTTTACATAACCTACTAAAATACACAGATTATGGCATCTTAAAAAGTACACATGCATTCTGGGAGAGCACAAGCTGTTACCAACGATGCTAGATTAAAGCAGTTAAGTCAGATTGCTACTCAAACAAGAGTTTTTATTGATTATTACAGCCTTTACACATAGCGCTATTCATAAAAAAGTAGTGCAGCATATTGGCAGTAGGAAGCCTATAATTCTTGACAAAACCAAACCTCAGCTGTACAAAAATGAAAGAGTGGGGGCCAGGCACTTCTCCACAAGGTGAATCAGAAAACAGCAAGTCATCCAGGCCACGGATTAGCAATGGTGAAGAATCAAAAATTTACCTGCTGGATGTCAAGGTCTGCGAATTGTGCAGGGCAAGAGAAAGTGCAAATGGAAAGAGGGAAAATTGTGAGACAAAAAGACTTGAAATCCTGGCCTTGTTACAAATCCACCATTTTTGTTAACAAGGGTTTCCTTCGCAACAGAAACTTCCAGTGATAATAGAGCCAACAAAGCTCATATATAAATAGCTTTAGTTACTGGAaacttgctaaatttaaatggcaTCACCAGAAAGTTGAATGCTGAAATTGTATTTCTAGAGTGAGTTTCAATCACTTTCATACTTCAGTTGTTAAAAGGATGCATGAAGAAATTGCCTACATTTACTATTTTGCATTTGCCAGTTTCAGGTGTTCCTGCATGAACACTGACCGCCAGAGTAGAAAATTCACTTATTCCTGCTCTTCATTGCAGTAGCTACTACACCCACCAGGATAGCAGCGACAGTGAAACCTTGGGCAAAGATACGTGCTCGCATTAACACCTGAGATTGCCGAGTCTTGCCATGTTTAAAAGCGATCAAACCATAGGTAAGAGCACCTGCTGTGCCCAACATTCCtataaaagaaacaagaaaccacTTAATCGTTTATCTTaagacacttaaaaaaaaaactatagtcCAGGGGCATTCAAGCTTTTGTCTTTGTGGGGCACACAGGTGCACATGCAGCCTTAGGGACAACATTATAAAGTTTAAATTGTGTTCCCATTTCAAGCTGTTGATAGTAACAGATCTTAATGTTCTGATTTAGGCCTTGATTTTAGCAGCACTGCGAAAAACCACCCTTTCCACATCTCCAGGCCCAACAAATTGAAAAATGACTAACTGGCAAATCACaaatataagcacaaataggACTGTATTGTCTGGGCTTTGAGGGCAGTAGGTTTTGACACCTTGGCTTTAGTCTACATTATTTCAGCAACACAATAGCACTTTTCACCATTTATAGCATTGGGCACTTAACTCAAAATGTCATTCaaggttggactataacccgacCAATTCAACTGCCTTCACTAGTCAAGTTTTGGCAGAGTGGGCACTGTGTGGCAGTAGAACACAAAAACTAAGTTTGAACTCTACAAACATTGTTGATGTGTTATAATTTTCTTTATTGCTCAACAGCATTTCATCAAGTTTTAGAATGAACATTTGAAAAATCTGGTTGTAAACTAAAGGCCATCTCAAAATAAATTCTATAGCATCTAGATATATAGCAATATTGAACTTGAGACCACTCACTACAGTTAAGCTGACCAATGTAATGTGGTAACGTACAGGATGGATCCTTAAATTTGGTCATTTTATATCTGTTGGATATTACattcgaacatacaaattaagagcattcggcccctcgagccttctctgccatttgataagatcatggctgatctgattgtgacctcaaccctactttccagtctacctactataacctttgactcccttgttaatcaggaatctatctaactcagccttaaaaatattcaatgaccctgcctccaccgctctctggggaagggagttccacagactcacaaccctcagaggaaaaatttctcctcatctccgtcttcaaTGGGAGATCCCTTGTTTTTAAACtgcggcccctagttctagtgtctcccacaaggggaaacatcccctcagcatctaccccttctagtcccctccggatcttatatgtttcataagaacataagaaataggagcaggagtaggccagtcggcccctcgagcctgctccgccattcaataagatcatggctgatctgatcctaacctcaaatctaaattcatgtccaatttcctgcccgctccccgtaacccctaattccctaagATCTTCAATAAGATTTTCAATAagatcttcaccaccggcgcactgtggctgcagtgtgtaccatccacaggatgcagtgcagcaactcgccaaagcttctttgacagcacctcccaaacccacaacctctaccacctagaaggacaagagcagcaggtacatgggaacaccaccacctgcacgtacccctccaagtcacacaccatcctgacttggaaatatatcgccgttccttcatcgtcgctgggtcaaaatcctggaattcccttcctaacagcactgtgggagaaccttcaccacacggactgcagcggttcaagaaggcggctcaccaccaccttctcaagggcaattagggacgggcaataaatgccggcctcgccagtgacgcccacatcccatgaacgaataaaaaaaataagatcacctctcattcttctaaactccagtgtatacaggacaGATTAGTTTTGTTTTTCATTCACAGTAGCAcacaatggcaattgatgctagctcaattgctaaatttaaatctgagatagatagctttttggcaaccaaaggtattaagggatatgggccaaaggcaggtatatggagttagatcacagatcagccatgatcttatcaaatggcggagcagtctcgaggggctgaaaggcctactcctgttcctatatttcctaCAAGCCAGATTTTTGAACTGCACTAATGAGAGTTTTTGGAGATAATTTTGCATTTGAACAGTATAAAGGAACATCGTACTggtaattttcatttatatacagTAAAAAAAAGGGAGACttgcctatatatatatatatatatacatataaaaaaAGTTGCATACGTTATGACTTTTTGTACATTTCATtctattaacttttttttacaattgGAATTGCAAGTGGTGATCAGGGACACTTATATAAACTCAACACCAAAAGATCAGTAGACAGCAAAACGTTTATACTTTAACAATCAATTTCAGCTCTGTATGCCAAACAATGATTCAGTTTAAAagcaattaatttttaaaaatttgttcatgggatgtgggcgtcactggcaaggccagcatttattgcccatccctaattgcccttgagaaggtggcggtgagccgccttcttgaacccctgcagtccatgtggtgaaggttctcccgcagtgctgttagggagttccaggattttgacccagcgacgatgaaggaacagcgatatatttccaagtcgggatggtgtatgacttggaggggaacctgttgttcccatgtgcctgctgcccatgtccttctaggtggtagaggtcgcgggtttgggaggtgctgtcgaagaagccttggcgagttgctgcagtgcatcctgtggatggtacacactgcagccacggtggtgaagggagtgaatgtttagggtggtgagggatcactttgggaccagtgatcataattccattagttttaagatagctatggagaaggataggtctggcccaaaagttaaaattctaaattggggaaaggccaattttgatggtattggacaggaactttcagaagttgattgggagagtctgttggcaggcaaagggacgtctggtaagtgggaggctttcaaaagtgtgttaaccagggttcagggtaagcacattccttataaagtgaagggcaaggctggtagaagtagggaaccttggatgactcgggagattgaggcactagtcaaaaagaaggaggcatatgacatgcataggcagctgggatcaagtggatcccttgaagagtatagagattgccggagtagagttaagagagaaatcaggagggcaaaggtgaatccaaagagcttctacatatacataaagggcaaaagggtaactagggagagagtagggcct
The Heptranchias perlo isolate sHepPer1 chromosome 14, sHepPer1.hap1, whole genome shotgun sequence genome window above contains:
- the higd2a gene encoding HIG1 domain family member 2A, mitochondrial, with product MAKPASATSVLDLTKPPVIEGFTAVPKPREEGFQDKFIRKTKENPFVPIGMLGTAGALTYGLIAFKHGKTRQSQVLMRARIFAQGFTVAAILVGVVATAMKSRNK